The Phycisphaerae bacterium genomic interval TGCTGCTTGTGAGTTTGCTCTTTGTACAAGGCCATCCGAGTCTGCTGCGGACGGCTGTGGCGGGTTTGATGTTCGGCGCCGCCTGCGCCATTCGGGAGCCGATGATCTTTCTTGTTCCGCTTCACTTGGGTCTGATCTGGCGATATGGCCGCGATCATTCGCGCCGCTTCGCCTGCCTCGGCCTTTTTGCTTCGTTGGCGGTCCTTGCGGTTGGGCTCAATACCCTGGCGGGCTATCTGAGCGATCCGCAGTGGGTTGTCCGCTATCATGAGTGGTCGGCTGGGATGCTCGCCGAGCGATCCGACACGGGCCTGGTCCTGCCTCGGCTGTTTCTGGCCAATCTTGTCTGTTACGCTGGGTATCTGCTGACGTTTTCGCCGGTCCTGCCGTTCCTGATGCCGGTTCTCCTGCTGCGCCGGCGGTGCGTTTCGCCCATCTGGTTCAGGCCGCTGCTGCTGGCGTTCGGCTTGTACAGCCTGGCCCAGATCGTTAACCATACCTTGCCGGTGAATCCGCGTTTCGTCATTCCCGCCGGAGTGCTCGCGACGATTCCCATCGTCTGGTCCCTGGGCCGACGGTGGCCGGTACTGTTGCGGTGGAAGGCGACGGCGGCGGTCATTGTGGCGGTGAATCTGTTGTTGCTTGCCGCGGACTGGGATTGGGTCGAGGAATTCCACTTCTATCCCGCGCGGGCTTCCCTCGCCACGTTCGAGACGCTCCATCTGGCCTCAGAGCACGCGGTTCTCTTTCCCGGCGCACTGACTCCGGTGGTTCACTACTACAAGGAGACGCGGGATCTGCCTTGGCGGATCGTCCACTCGGGATGGTCTTTCGATCCGCAGAGCGCCAGGGAGGCCCTGAATTTCGCCGAAAAAGAGGGCTGCCCGGTGCTGCTGGTCGATCCGTGGTTCTGGCGAGACGTGAGTTTCGGCCCCGGCGAACACGAGACCTATCAGCGGATCAACTATGGCGAACGTTCCCCGTCTCCGGTCGCCAACTTCAGTTTGCTGTCGCCCAGGGGCGATCCGCCGGTTACGACAACTCGAACCGCACCGCCACCTGCTGCTGTCCGTCCAGGATCGATTGAGGACGATTGACGCGGACGACTTGGCTGGTGAACACCTTGGCTGGATAGCGGTCGGCGGCAAGACCTTCCGGCGAGGGGAAGTTGACCTCGAGTCCCTCCGCCATGCGGATGGGGGCCGTCAGCGGCAGGCGCAATAGGGCGCCGTTGGACGAGATATTGACGCTTCGGCCGTTGTAGAACTTGCCGGTTGCCTCATGCCAGACGCAGACCGGCCAGTCGAGTTTGTACCGCTTGGCTTTGCGATGTTCCTGGGTTTGGGCTTCCGTGGGTCCCATCGGCGTTCCTCGGACTTTTGACCATTCTCCCTATCGTCTTATCGGACAAGGGTATCGGCGGACTTGACCAAACCCGCCGGCCCCCCGGAGCGGCACGGACCACGCGGAGGGGAGAGGAATTGGAGAAAGAGAACGCTGGACAGCAAGACGCAGAAAGGGGCCCGTCGCCCTCGGCGAAACCTGTTTTGCGAAGCTCTTGCCGTGGCGGATGTTTTGGGTTACAATCCTGCCGGAATGGCCGGCGCCGACGGGGGGCCGGTCGGGAGTCTTCGAGTGACAGGGGGAAATCCGATGCACAGGAAGATGGTCGTTATGTTCGTGGCGATGGGTGTCGTCTGCGCGGCGATGCTTCTGTCGACGCTGGCTGTGGCCCAGCAGGGTCAGGAGCCGGACCAGGGCGTTTCGGAGCCGAACGCTCAGGAGCCCAATGCTCAAGAGCCGACCAACGGCGAGACCGAAGGTCAGGACCCCAATCAGCAGGGCATGGCCAAGTCGCAGATGATGCGGAAGTGCGGGATGATGATGAAGAAGGCTGGCATGTCCGAGCAGGAGATCGCCGCCTTCCAAGCCGTCCACCAGATGCCGATCCACGTGGACAGCCCGAGCATCATCCTGGGACGGGCCGAGGAGTTGAACCTGACGGCTGAGCAGAAGGAGAAGCTCAGGGCCATCGAGAGCGATGCCCGACAGCGGGCCCGCGACGTCCTGGACCAGCAGCAGAAGGACAAGCTCGGCAAGCCGTTCGGTCAGCCGACCAGCCTCATGGACGTCTGCCGCAAGATGCACCAGGGCAAGATGGGCAATTCGATGATGCAGCAGAAGAAGGACCAGGGCATGTGCCCGTGTCCCGCTTGTCCCATGATGCAGAAATCGCAGAAGCAGGACGAACAGCAGGCGCCGCAACAGGGTCAGTAGGGCGGTTCGTCGTCGTAGGGCGCAGCATCGACGTGCGGGTCACCGGGATTGCTGTGGAAAGAACTCTTCGCGCATGTCGCGAAGGGCGGGAAATTTCCGCCGGTAGTGTTCCAGGTCCGCCAGATCGATCTCGGTGGCGATCACGGCCTGCTCGCCGGCGGCCTCGGCCAGAGTCTCGCCTTTGGGGCCGATGATCCGGGTCTCGCCCGCGTAGTCCAGTTTGGGGTCGCGGCCGCAGCGGTTAACCCCGACCACGTAGGCTTGGTTCTCGATGGCCCTGGCAATCAGCAGTGCCCGCCAGTGGTGTGCCCGTGCCGCCGGCCAGTTGGCGATCACGGCGAAGACCGTCGCTCCCGACCGCACCGCCCGGCGAAACGCCTCGGGAAACCGCAGGTCGTAGCAGACAAAGGGCGCGACCTTCGCCTGACCCCAGTCGAACGTGACCACCTGCTCGCCCGGTTCGTAGAATCGCGTTTCACCCGCGAACGAAAACGGGTGCAGCTTGCAGTACCGCGCGATCAGGCAACCGTCCGGCCCGAAGGCGACGGCTTCGTTGCGACCTCGGCCGTCGCGGCTGAGATTCACCACGCCGCCCAGCGTGAAGCACCCGTACCGCACCGCCGTTTCCGCCAGGAACCGCTCAGCCGGTTTCGCCTCGCCTTCGGCGATCCGCTCCACCTCCATGCTGAACCCGGTCGAGAACATCTCCGGCAACACCACCAGATCGCCTCGCTCGACCCGCGCCGCCTCGATCAGCCGCTTTGCCCGAGCCAGGCTTTCGCCCTTATCCTCCCACGCGATATCCAGTTGAACCGCCGCGATCCTCATGGGGTCGTCTCGCTGCGTCCCGATTTCCCGCTGTCCATTCTCCGCCGGACTTTTTCCCAGTCGTGGGCGATCAGGAAGCTCTCATCCATGTTCTCGACCATCCGGACGAATCTCTTCATCGGCACGGCGAAGGTCAGTTCGTCGCTGCGGAGACAGGGACGGGCTGAAACGTCAAAGCTGCCCAGGACCGCCCGTGGGCGCTGGCTGCGGTTTTCCAGGTAGGGATACTCGACCATCGTGCCACAGCCGGCGGCGAACGGGGCGATCACGCCGAACGGGTCCGCCTCCTCGAAATTGGCCAGCGTGAACAGGCCCGCGAGCACGTCCGCTGAGGCGAAGAAGATCACCGCTTCCGGTTCGTCCGACGGTTCCAGAGTGTCCCATCGCTTAAAGACGACAAATCGCGCCGGGGCCTCGAACTCCGGAGCGTTCGCGAGGAACTGCCTGACCAACTCCGGCGTCTTCTTGTAGCGTTCGCCTTCCATGCGGCCGGGAATACCGCAGGACAGGAAGTACTCGAAATCCGGCATCCGCTCGCGCGAAAAACCCAGGTAGTTCCTCGCTCCGCTGCAGCCTAATGACGTCGCGTCCAGCCGCACCGTCCGGCCGCGCCGAGCTTTGGCGATGTCGGCGATCACGCAGCGGTGGCCTTGCGGCGGCGTGATTGTCTCGGCTTCGATCTCCTGGTCGGTGTAGAAGAACACGATCGGCAGTTCGGCCCGGCCGAAGTACCTGCTCCAACGCTCCAGAAACGCATCCTTGATCTTGAAAGCCATCGCGTGTCTCCGTTGATGGTCGAGGCGGCTATGCGTACTTCCCATACTCCCGGCCAACCCGCACCATGGCCCGGATGTTCTCATCCGGCGTATCGCGGCCGCACTGATCGCCCGTCGAGAGGATAAAGCCGCCGCCCTCGCCCGCGTCGTCGATGGCCTGACGGCAGGCCCGCTCGACGTCCTGGACGCTTCC includes:
- a CDS encoding PilZ domain-containing protein, translating into MGPTEAQTQEHRKAKRYKLDWPVCVWHEATGKFYNGRSVNISSNGALLRLPLTAPIRMAEGLEVNFPSPEGLAADRYPAKVFTSQVVRVNRPQSILDGQQQVAVRFELS
- a CDS encoding carbon-nitrogen family hydrolase codes for the protein MRIAAVQLDIAWEDKGESLARAKRLIEAARVERGDLVVLPEMFSTGFSMEVERIAEGEAKPAERFLAETAVRYGCFTLGGVVNLSRDGRGRNEAVAFGPDGCLIARYCKLHPFSFAGETRFYEPGEQVVTFDWGQAKVAPFVCYDLRFPEAFRRAVRSGATVFAVIANWPAARAHHWRALLIARAIENQAYVVGVNRCGRDPKLDYAGETRIIGPKGETLAEAAGEQAVIATEIDLADLEHYRRKFPALRDMREEFFPQQSR
- a CDS encoding DUF169 domain-containing protein; the protein is MAFKIKDAFLERWSRYFGRAELPIVFFYTDQEIEAETITPPQGHRCVIADIAKARRGRTVRLDATSLGCSGARNYLGFSRERMPDFEYFLSCGIPGRMEGERYKKTPELVRQFLANAPEFEAPARFVVFKRWDTLEPSDEPEAVIFFASADVLAGLFTLANFEEADPFGVIAPFAAGCGTMVEYPYLENRSQRPRAVLGSFDVSARPCLRSDELTFAVPMKRFVRMVENMDESFLIAHDWEKVRRRMDSGKSGRSETTP